In Sphingomonas panacisoli, one genomic interval encodes:
- a CDS encoding nitroreductase, protein MNVSDAIAARRSVRGFLNKAVDTAVLRDIVSAAARAASGGNIQPWHIDLVTGDSLSELKAIMAAKLAAGETETPGYDIYPREFTAPYRDRTFAVGEGMYGHIGIPREDKAARRMWFARNFQFFGAPAALFCTVDRRMGPPQWSDLGMYLQNVMLLAVEAGLATCPQECWAVYPQTIETFLGTPSGRMLFCGMAIGYEDPDEPANRLRTERAPEGEWLSVRT, encoded by the coding sequence ATGAACGTTTCCGATGCCATCGCGGCGCGCCGGTCGGTGCGCGGATTCCTCAACAAGGCCGTGGACACGGCGGTGCTCCGCGACATCGTGAGCGCGGCCGCGCGCGCCGCCAGTGGGGGCAATATCCAGCCCTGGCATATCGATCTGGTGACGGGCGACAGCCTGAGCGAATTGAAGGCGATTATGGCCGCCAAGCTCGCGGCCGGCGAGACCGAAACGCCGGGCTACGACATCTACCCCCGCGAATTCACCGCACCCTATCGCGACCGCACGTTCGCCGTGGGTGAAGGAATGTACGGCCACATCGGGATCCCGCGCGAAGATAAGGCCGCACGACGGATGTGGTTCGCGCGCAATTTCCAGTTCTTCGGCGCGCCGGCGGCGTTGTTCTGCACGGTCGATCGCCGGATGGGGCCGCCGCAATGGTCCGACCTTGGCATGTACCTGCAGAATGTGATGCTGCTCGCGGTCGAAGCGGGCCTCGCGACCTGCCCGCAGGAATGCTGGGCGGTCTATCCGCAGACGATCGAGACATTCCTGGGAACGCCGTCCGGACGGATGCTATTTTGCGGGATGGCGATCGGGTATGAAGACCCTGATGAACCCGCCAACCGGTTGCGCACCGAGCGCGCACCGGAAGGCGAGTGGTTGAGCGTCCGGACCTAG
- a CDS encoding DUF1993 family protein yields MPITMFSFVDLYDRTLNSLSHLIDKGVAFATEQGIDPESILDWRLIDDMHPFRFQAEVVISFARQWTARAAGSPVPDRLSDTVTLADLRAGIAAARADLAALTPEQFAGRDDEPMTIQITDAMEPTLPTGQWLSVFATTNIYFHLSMAYAILRMRGVPIGKIDLFAGRL; encoded by the coding sequence ATGCCGATCACCATGTTCAGTTTCGTCGATCTGTACGACCGCACGCTCAACTCGCTGTCGCATCTGATCGACAAGGGCGTGGCGTTCGCGACCGAGCAAGGCATCGATCCCGAATCGATCCTCGACTGGCGGCTGATCGACGACATGCATCCCTTTCGTTTCCAGGCAGAAGTCGTGATCAGTTTCGCACGACAATGGACCGCGCGTGCCGCCGGGTCGCCGGTGCCGGACCGGCTGAGCGACACCGTGACGCTCGCCGATCTACGCGCCGGGATAGCCGCGGCGCGCGCCGACCTCGCGGCGCTGACGCCCGAACAATTCGCCGGACGCGACGACGAGCCGATGACGATCCAGATCACCGACGCGATGGAACCGACGTTGCCCACCGGCCAGTGGCTGTCGGTATTCGCGACGACCAACATCTATTTCCACCTGTCGATGGCGTATGCGATCCTGCGGATGAGGGGCGTGCCGATCGGCAAGATCGACCTGTTCGCCGGAAGGCTCTGA